The following are encoded together in the Lathyrus oleraceus cultivar Zhongwan6 chromosome 3, CAAS_Psat_ZW6_1.0, whole genome shotgun sequence genome:
- the LOC127131218 gene encoding uncharacterized protein LOC127131218, whose product MATDASVSSIKLMNQDLVKLDHFDGSNYTRWQDKMTFLLTALKIQYVLDPDLEAIPEPTKNDTDEVKKERKKRKKDELLCRGHILNTLSDRLYDLYTNTASAKEIWNALEFKFKAEEEGTKKLLISKYFDFKMLDSKPILAQIHKLQVLVNKIKAVKIDIPEAFQVGAIIAKLPPSWKRYRKKLLHSSEDFSLEKLQKHIRIEEETKDREKTESVGFAKANAVAVKEKKI is encoded by the coding sequence ATGGCCACCGACGCTTCTGTTTCAAGCATCAAACTGATGAACCAGGACCTTGTTAAGTTAGATCATTTCGATGGATCAAACTATACCCGCTGGCAAGACAAAATGACATTTCTCCTGACCGCCCTAAAAATTCAATATGTCTTGGATCCTGATTTGGAGGCAATTCCAGAACCAACTAAGAATGACACTGATGAAGTAAAAAAGGAGAGAAAGAAACGAAAAAAAGATGAACTGCTTTGTCGTGGACACATCTTGAACACATTATCTGATCGTCTCTATGATCTCTACACCAATACTGCATCCGCAAAGGAAATCTGGAATGCACTCGAATTCAAATTCAAGGCCGAAGAAGAAGGTACGAAAAAGCTTTTAATATCTAAATACTTTGATTTTAAGATGTTGGATTCCAAGCCGATTCTTGCACAAATACACAAGTTACAGGTTCTCGTGAATAAAATAAAAGCCGTGAAAATTGACATTCCTGAAGCATTCCAAGTCGGTGCAATAATAGCAAAATTGCCACCTTCGTGGAAAAGATACAGAAAAAAATTGCTGCATAGTTCTGAGGACTTTTCTTTGGAGAAACTTCAGAAACACATTCGTATCGAGGAGGAAACGAAGGATCGAGAAAAAACTGAGTCTGTTGGATTTGCTAAAGCAAATGCTGTTGCCgttaaagaaaaaaaaatatga